The following are from one region of the Coffea eugenioides isolate CCC68of chromosome 2, Ceug_1.0, whole genome shotgun sequence genome:
- the LOC113760087 gene encoding uncharacterized protein LOC113760087 yields the protein MSEDFYKIPGLLPKEIQFRVLKHINDVIASMGKNINSFGLVPRILKFHGSKNETRDTASEMHIRVTDDELVAIQLLNSDQKIAFNVVLESVYVHKQGCFFVDGPSGTGKPFLYKALLVKIRSKGDIALATASCGVAASILPSSRIAHSRFKIPIDIDGTNICRIGKQTALAKLLQQAKLIIWDEASMANRICIEAVNDLLKDLMDS from the coding sequence ATGTCAGAAGACTTTTACAAAATTCCGGGTCTATTGCCTAAGGAGATTCAATTCAGAGTGCTGAAGCATATAAATGATGTAATAGCATCAATGGGTAAAAATATAAATAGCTTTGGCTTGGTCCCAAGAATTCTCAAATTTCATGGTTCAAAAAATGAAACAAGAGATACAGCAAGTGAAATGCATATTAGAGTGACTGATGATGAATTAGTAGCAATTCAGTTACTAAATTCTGATCAAAAGATTGCCTTTAATGTTGTACTCGAATCTGTTTATGTACACAAACAGGGATGTTTCTTTGTCGATGGCCCTAGTGGTACTGGAAAACCTTTCCTATATAAAGCTCTTTTAGTTAAGATCAGATCAAAAGGTGATATCGCTCTTGCTACAGCAAGTTGTGGAGTAGCTGCATCAATACTCCCAAGCAGCAGAATAGCACATTCTCGATTTAAGATCCCAATAGACATTGATGGAACAAACATTTGTAGAATTGGTAAGCAAACAGCTTTAGCAAAACTGCTCCAACAAGCAAAACTGATTATTTGGGACGAGGCATCAATGGCAAATAGAATCTGCATTGAGGCGGTAAATGATCTGCTAAAGGATCTGATGGACTCTTAA
- the LOC113760088 gene encoding uncharacterized protein LOC113760088, whose amino-acid sequence MREKSDPSFLDYLLSIGNGTQEKIHNDYIKIPDPFLIPYQDEGTSLSELISTIYPSFDDFCQSDLPNLNKAILTTKSDFVDYINSTLIQQFPVMLLNTQVQIGLLINIDLPKGPCNGTRLIIKSLRDNVIDAVISSSGEFAGKQVFLHRIQFRTSADSNYPIPFERIQFHVRLCFAMTINKAQGQTLDTTKFGTSILINLPLPEVVELCNWYNEEEEKIQRLISAEAYVNREFLLPMPLASDIKTIDDLLSLLEGTISYDVIEGMMNKNTIICLVKKTSSFYESYGTDEFATIIAHAIPNINEDMLNSFITSCSLVTSNEQYIA is encoded by the exons ATGCGTGAAAAATCTGATCCATCTTTCCTGGACTACCTACTTTCTATAGGAAATGGAACACAGGAAAAAATTCACAATGATTATATCAAGATCCCAGATCCTTTTTTGATTCCATATCAAGATGAAGGCACTTCTTTATCAGAGCTGATTTCTACAATTTATCCatcttttgatgatttttgtcaAAGTGATCTACCAAATCTAAATAAAGCTATACTAACAACAAAAAGTGATTTTGTTGATTATATTAACTCAACTCTCATACAACAGTTTCCGGTGATGCTTCTGAATACACAAGTACAGATAGGACTCTTAAT AAATATTGATCTGCCAAAAGGCCCATGTAACGGTACTAGGCTTATTATCAAGTCTCTTAGAGATAATGTTATAGATGCGGTTATTAGTAGTAGTGGTGAATTTGCAGGAAAACAGGTGTTCTTGCATAGAATTCAGTTCAGAACTTCTGCTGATAGTAACTATCCTATTCCTTTTGAGAGAATTCAGTTTCATGTTAGACTATGTTTTGCAATGACCATAAACAAGGCTCAAGGCCAGACATTAGATACT ACAAAGTTTGGCACATCTATACTGATTAATCTGCCATTACCCGAAGTTGTTGAACTGTGCAATTG GTAtaatgaagaagaggaaaaaattcAGAGGCTAATTTCTGCTGAGGCATATGTAAATAGagagtttcttcttcctatGCCACTAGCTTCTGACATTAAAACTATAGATGATTTGCTTTCGCTGCTAGAA GGAACTATTTCCTATGATGTTATAGAAGGAATGATGAACAAGAACACCATTATTTGTTTAGTCAAAAAAACTTCTAGCTTCTACGAATCATATGGAACTGATGAATTTGCTACAATCATTGCTCATGCTATTCCTAATATCAATGAAGACATGCTCAATTCTTTCATCACTAGTTGTTCTCTAGTTACATCTAATGAACAATACATAGcctaa